The genomic segment CCACGAGCAGCACGTTCGACAGCGGCGACAACTTCACCTTCTCACCGGACGGTACGCACATCGTGTTCACCGCGCCGCCGGCCGAGAACGAAGCGTGGAGCACCAACTACGACCTGTGCCGCGTGAGCGTCACGAACACATCGCCGAAGTGGGAGACGCTGACGAAGGACAACAAGGCCGCGGACAGCGGCCCGAAGTTCAGCCCGGATGGCAAGAAACTCGCGTGGCGAGCGCAAACTCGTGCCGGGTACGAAGCGGACAGGTGGGACATCGTCGTTGTGGATGTAAAGCCTGACGGCGCCCACATTGCAAAGCCCAAGCGCACCGCACAAGGGTTCAGCAATCTCTTGTCTGTCAACGAGTTCGTCTGGGTTGCTCGCGGCGGATGGATGTTGACTGGGGATCAGAGTGGGGGGCAGGTTTTGGCCTACGAAAACGGGGACGATGAGGGGTCGTCGTTCATGATGGCCCCCGCTGCCGGTAGCTTGAGCAGTTCGACGGGAACACAGAGCCGAGTCGCGTACTTACCTTCATCCTTCAACTCCACTCCAGAAATCCAAATCTTGACATTCGGTGAAGGTAAGACCGGGCATACGATCTTGACGCACACAAACGATGCGATTTTCGCCCAATTGGATCTCCAGCGAGCCGAGCGAGTGCAGGTACCGGTCGAAGGTGGAATGGAGGTGCTCTTGTTCGAGCCAGGAGGGAAAACTCAGAAGACGCAGGTTCCGATGAAGATGCAGATGTGGGTCATCAAGCCGCCGGGGTTCGACGAGAAGAAGAAATGGCCGGTGGTGTACCTCGTTCACGGCGGCCCGCAGAGCGCGTGGAAGGACGCGTGGAGCTACCGCTGGAACCCGCAGTTGTGGGCCGCGCAGGGGTACGTCGTGGTGATGCCGAACCCGCGTGGGAGCGTCGGCTTCGGGCAGAAGTTCACCGACGAGATTACGGGGGATTGGGGCGGCAAGTGCTACCGCGACCTCGTCGCGGGGCTCGAGTACGTCGAGAAGTTGCCTTACGTCGATAAGGACCGCATCGCCGCGGCCGGCGGGAGCTTCGGCGGGTACATGATGAACTGGTTCGCGGTCAACGACATCGCGCCGCGCTTCAAGTGCCTGGTCACGCACTGCTCGGTGTGGAACTTCGAGAGCATGTGGGGCACCACCGATGAACTGTGGTTCGACGAGTGGGAGCACGGCGGCC from the Frigoriglobus tundricola genome contains:
- a CDS encoding S9 family peptidase, whose product is MRMARSAAVIAVLILASSLQAPLVKGEPPAGSPLAPPPAKRPMTMADFFAVKRVAAPQISPDGKQVVYQITSIDLERNKGTTALWIAATDGKTAPKQLTPKDRQGRNPRWSPDGKRILFESGSDLWVMPADGGDPVLVTKISTGASHGIWSPDGKSVAFVSSVYPEVSEKPFAESDMLNKEKDEEIAKSPVKAKTFTKLFYRHWVEYIGDKRQHIFVCDADGKNCRDVTPGDRDANPTSSTFDSGDNFTFSPDGTHIVFTAPPAENEAWSTNYDLCRVSVTNTSPKWETLTKDNKAADSGPKFSPDGKKLAWRAQTRAGYEADRWDIVVVDVKPDGAHIAKPKRTAQGFSNLLSVNEFVWVARGGWMLTGDQSGGQVLAYENGDDEGSSFMMAPAAGSLSSSTGTQSRVAYLPSSFNSTPEIQILTFGEGKTGHTILTHTNDAIFAQLDLQRAERVQVPVEGGMEVLLFEPGGKTQKTQVPMKMQMWVIKPPGFDEKKKWPVVYLVHGGPQSAWKDAWSYRWNPQLWAAQGYVVVMPNPRGSVGFGQKFTDEITGDWGGKCYRDLVAGLEYVEKLPYVDKDRIAAAGGSFGGYMMNWFAVNDIAPRFKCLVTHCSVWNFESMWGTTDELWFDEWEHGGLPWEKPQKYAEFSPHNKAGNLGKYKTPMLIIHNDLDFRCPIGQGHELFSALQRQGVPSRFVNFPDEGHWVLKPKNSEYWHKEIFAWLKKYAPPGGK